Proteins encoded in a region of the Acidimicrobiales bacterium genome:
- a CDS encoding PGPGW domain-containing protein, which translates to MAPKPAEVVRFLARSTKRIAVTVVGGVFVLGGLAMLVLPGPGFLVVVIGFAILGTEYAWAAAALERTKETAEKASKAAKRTAKAAGRRVKRSR; encoded by the coding sequence ATGGCACCCAAGCCTGCTGAAGTCGTCCGCTTCCTGGCCCGTAGTACCAAGCGCATCGCCGTCACCGTGGTGGGCGGAGTCTTCGTGCTCGGCGGCCTCGCCATGCTCGTGTTGCCCGGCCCCGGCTTCCTCGTCGTCGTGATCGGCTTCGCCATCCTCGGCACCGAGTACGCCTGGGCCGCGGCGGCCTTGGAGCGCACCAAGGAGACGGCCGAGAAGGCGTCGAAGGCGGCCAAGCGCACGGCCAAGGCCGCCGGCCGCCGAGTCAAGCGGAGCCGGTAA